The Faecalibacterium sp. I3-3-33 DNA window CGCCATGGCAGAGAATAAACGGCACAAGGGACATCGCCAGCGGATGCGGGAGCGGGTGCAGAGCTACGGGCTGGACAGTCTGGCCGAGCACGAGGCACTGGAATATGTGCTTTACCTGACCAACGCCCAAAAGGACACCAACGGCATCGCCCACGACCTGATCGACCGGTTCGGGGATTTTGCGGCGGTGCTGGAGGCCAGTGAGGAAGAGCTGTGCACGGTAGAGGGGGTAGGCCCCTCTACCGCCCGGATGCTGCATCTGCTGCCCCAAATCAGCCGGTACTATGGCCGCAGCCGCACCAGCACCACCCGCTGCATCAAGACCACCGAGCAGATGGGCAGCTACCTGATGGCAAAGTTTGCGTGGTCGGACTACGAGCGCGCCATGCTGGTCAGTCTGGACAGCCGCAAGCGGGTGCGCGCCGCCGTCTGGCTGCGGGAGGGCACCTCCGACCGGGTCAGTCTGGATATCAAGAACGTGGTGGCTGCCGCCATCAAGGGCGGCACGGATGCCGTGGTGCTCTGCCACAACCACCCCAACGGGGTGGCGCTGCCCTCGTTGGAGGACAT harbors:
- a CDS encoding JAB domain-containing protein, translating into MAENKRHKGHRQRMRERVQSYGLDSLAEHEALEYVLYLTNAQKDTNGIAHDLIDRFGDFAAVLEASEEELCTVEGVGPSTARMLHLLPQISRYYGRSRTSTTRCIKTTEQMGSYLMAKFAWSDYERAMLVSLDSRKRVRAAVWLREGTSDRVSLDIKNVVAAAIKGGTDAVVLCHNHPNGVALPSLEDMDATGSIARALGLVNVHLLDHFILTDTEYFSMRDANRLPIYDFKTGTLFWP